A stretch of Desulfobacter hydrogenophilus DNA encodes these proteins:
- a CDS encoding sigma-54-dependent transcriptional regulator gives MSVVPFTILIVEDDVTLNRGLVHVIKKMGYDVYSTKSGEQALKQIKQHSFDLVISDFKLPGIDGKQVLKAAKKYDADIMFIMITAYGTVDTAVSAMKEGAEDYILKPFDMEELKVVVKKTLEKKSLLIDNIHLKRQLKQEYSFDNIIGNSPSMMEVFKTIHHVKDSKSTVLIRGETGTGKELVAKAIHYNGDRAAKPYIPVNCAAINENLMNSELFGHVKGAYTGAISDKQGFFEAADGGTLFLDEIGDIGKGLQQALLRAIESGEIRPVGSFKRKIVQVRIIAATNRNLEDMVKKGRFREDLYYRLNVVTISLPPLRERIDDVALLAFYFLRRYAAQNNKQIDQISYDALKLMEKYNWPGNVRELENIIERATLFEESPALTVESLPSIFRHSVSRSPRRNINSLDQMNRTHIEEVLESTGGNKTEASKILGINRSTLYRIMKRFKIQ, from the coding sequence ATGAGTGTGGTTCCGTTTACAATATTAATCGTGGAAGATGATGTGACTTTAAACAGAGGCTTGGTACATGTCATTAAAAAAATGGGGTACGATGTATATTCCACAAAGTCCGGAGAACAAGCCCTGAAACAAATCAAGCAGCATTCATTTGATCTGGTGATTTCAGATTTCAAACTGCCTGGCATTGACGGTAAGCAGGTTTTAAAAGCAGCAAAAAAATACGATGCCGATATCATGTTTATCATGATCACGGCATATGGCACAGTAGATACGGCAGTGTCTGCCATGAAAGAGGGGGCTGAAGATTATATTCTGAAACCCTTTGATATGGAAGAACTTAAAGTTGTAGTCAAAAAGACGTTGGAGAAGAAATCTCTGCTCATCGATAATATCCATCTAAAACGTCAGTTAAAACAGGAATATTCTTTTGATAATATCATAGGGAACAGCCCCTCAATGATGGAGGTTTTTAAAACTATCCACCATGTAAAAGATTCCAAAAGCACAGTACTGATTCGTGGCGAAACCGGTACCGGAAAAGAACTGGTGGCAAAGGCCATACATTATAATGGAGACAGGGCAGCAAAACCCTACATTCCGGTGAATTGTGCCGCAATCAATGAAAATTTGATGAACAGTGAATTATTCGGACATGTTAAAGGCGCATATACCGGAGCGATATCGGATAAGCAGGGTTTTTTTGAGGCTGCCGACGGAGGCACCTTGTTCCTTGATGAAATCGGGGATATTGGCAAAGGGCTTCAACAAGCCCTTCTAAGAGCCATTGAGAGTGGAGAAATCCGACCGGTAGGATCATTTAAACGGAAGATCGTTCAGGTTCGAATTATCGCTGCCACTAATAGAAATCTTGAGGATATGGTTAAAAAAGGTCGCTTCAGAGAAGATTTGTACTATAGACTTAATGTCGTCACCATCAGTTTACCGCCATTGCGTGAACGCATTGATGATGTTGCGCTGTTGGCCTTTTATTTCTTGAGACGTTATGCTGCCCAGAACAACAAGCAGATTGATCAAATATCCTACGATGCGTTAAAATTGATGGAAAAATACAATTGGCCCGGAAATGTGAGAGAGTTAGAAAACATTATCGAAAGAGCTACTTTATTCGAAGAAAGCCCCGCGTTAACAGTAGAAAGCCTTCCCAGCATTTTCAGACACTCTGTCTCAAGATCCCCTCGCAGGAATATCAATTCATTGGATCAGATGAACAGAACGCACATTGAGGAAGTGCTGGAATCCACTGGAGGTAATAAAACCGAGGCCTCCAAAATTCTGGGTATCAATCGCTCTACGCTTTATCGGATTATGAAACGATTCAAAATTCAATGA
- a CDS encoding sensor histidine kinase: protein MIEEKAASYLTNQAKRNVEAIKLFMMERVNDIHLISSIWKISQTNFSNHIDQIAKDQHRPYIDFFIMTQAGHLLFSTGKERIDSKILEMGACDTRSWQGIKMSKIFSVTKDNDDIPVLMLSKPLSSGTVTQGGYFLHCLVDFSAISKLLKENNMEDTGEVYLVNQEGLFLSTSRFGAKILETKISMKKQLPEGNLPAYQAIDYRGKSVLQARQNVDPFGWIVMADQDMVEILNRIKTLEKKAFSYALITGGLVLVLAFFISTSIANMVKEKYQREKQMEFQAIQKEKLASMGLLTSGLAHELNTPLANALLYTQIALEEMEEQPFDKESISQHLLTVIDEIKHGSSVIKNLLYFSRHTQSDLQTVNCNDLLTKLMEITIPHCDAKNIHVEMTLMPDIPDVLADPSTLQSIITNLVANAIEAMPDGGVLTLSTRYIPVLKLVKIEVADSGIGICQEDMSNIFNPFYSTKKPGEGTGLGLFISYEMARKLGGDLKVVSSTQDDASKPGTNFTLELPTGD, encoded by the coding sequence ATGATTGAAGAGAAGGCGGCGTCCTATTTAACCAATCAGGCCAAAAGAAACGTTGAAGCCATTAAACTGTTCATGATGGAGCGGGTGAATGATATTCATTTGATCAGCAGTATCTGGAAAATTTCACAAACAAATTTCAGCAACCATATTGATCAAATAGCCAAGGATCAGCATAGACCCTATATTGATTTTTTTATTATGACTCAAGCTGGGCACCTCTTATTCAGTACGGGAAAAGAAAGGATTGATTCCAAAATTTTGGAGATGGGCGCATGCGACACACGATCCTGGCAGGGAATCAAAATGTCCAAGATATTCAGCGTGACTAAAGACAATGATGATATCCCTGTATTGATGCTGTCAAAACCCCTATCATCGGGGACAGTCACACAAGGTGGGTATTTTTTACATTGCCTGGTCGATTTCAGCGCAATAAGTAAGTTGCTCAAAGAAAATAATATGGAGGATACCGGCGAAGTCTATTTGGTTAACCAAGAAGGATTGTTTTTATCCACATCCCGATTTGGCGCCAAAATCCTTGAAACCAAGATTTCAATGAAAAAACAATTGCCCGAAGGTAATTTGCCTGCATATCAGGCCATTGACTATCGGGGTAAATCTGTTCTGCAGGCCAGACAGAATGTCGATCCGTTTGGCTGGATCGTAATGGCAGATCAGGACATGGTAGAGATACTGAATCGTATCAAGACGCTGGAGAAAAAAGCATTTTCTTATGCCCTCATAACCGGTGGGCTTGTTTTAGTTTTGGCTTTTTTTATATCAACGTCCATTGCAAATATGGTCAAGGAAAAATATCAACGGGAAAAGCAAATGGAATTTCAGGCGATTCAGAAAGAAAAATTGGCATCTATGGGCCTTCTAACCTCCGGCCTTGCCCATGAATTGAACACGCCTTTGGCAAATGCGTTGCTTTATACGCAAATTGCCCTTGAAGAGATGGAAGAGCAACCTTTTGACAAGGAGAGCATATCTCAGCATTTATTAACTGTAATTGATGAAATTAAGCATGGCAGCAGTGTCATAAAAAATCTTTTGTATTTCTCAAGACACACACAAAGTGACCTGCAAACAGTCAATTGCAATGATCTTCTGACCAAATTGATGGAAATCACTATTCCTCACTGTGACGCAAAAAATATTCATGTTGAAATGACTTTAATGCCTGATATACCGGATGTTCTGGCAGATCCCAGCACCCTGCAATCCATTATTACGAATCTTGTGGCAAACGCCATCGAGGCCATGCCTGATGGCGGTGTTCTTACATTGAGCACCCGCTATATTCCAGTCTTGAAACTGGTAAAAATTGAGGTGGCCGATTCCGGTATCGGTATCTGCCAGGAGGATATGTCAAATATATTTAATCCGTTTTATTCAACCAAAAAGCCCGGGGAGGGAACGGGCTTGGGACTTTTTATCAGTTATGAAATGGCAAGGAAACTGGGCGGTGATTTAAAGGTGGTCAGTTCAACCCAGGACGATGCGAGCAAACCTGGGACAAATTTCACCCTTGAACTTCCAACTGGGGATTAG
- a CDS encoding extracellular solute-binding protein — MKLLFKPLIILTVVLLAAIQTQAAEKIYVYNWTEYLPESVIAQFTKKTGIEVVYATYDSNETMYAKLKLIKKDGYDVTVPSTYFVSKMGREGMLMKLDHTLLPNMKNLDPELLNKDYDPDNNYSIPYMWGSTGIAVNTDEIPKEQITSWKDLWKPEFKGKLLLQDDLREVFHMALRIKGFSGNTTDPKEIEQAYLLLKELMPNVLLFNSDSPRLPFLAGEVSIGMIWNGEAWMAREENPAIQYVYPKEGASFWVDSFVIPKGARNPKGAHAFINFMMNPEVAKACVEEYGYPTPVEPAIALLAPDIGSSRTIFPDSKVIQQGEFQNDVGQAIEIYQKYWEKLRTSD; from the coding sequence ATGAAACTCTTATTTAAACCTCTTATTATTCTTACTGTCGTGCTGCTTGCCGCAATCCAGACCCAGGCCGCAGAAAAAATTTATGTTTACAACTGGACAGAATATCTGCCTGAATCAGTAATTGCGCAATTCACCAAAAAAACCGGCATTGAAGTGGTTTACGCCACCTATGACAGCAATGAGACCATGTATGCCAAACTCAAGCTGATCAAAAAAGACGGGTATGACGTGACTGTTCCCTCAACCTATTTTGTTTCAAAGATGGGCAGGGAAGGCATGCTCATGAAACTGGACCATACCCTTTTACCCAATATGAAGAACCTTGATCCCGAACTTTTAAACAAGGATTATGACCCGGATAACAACTACTCCATTCCCTACATGTGGGGGTCCACCGGCATTGCCGTAAACACCGACGAAATTCCCAAAGAACAGATCACATCATGGAAGGATCTGTGGAAACCCGAATTTAAAGGTAAACTGCTGCTCCAGGACGATTTGAGGGAAGTGTTTCACATGGCGCTGCGAATTAAGGGATTTTCCGGCAACACCACGGATCCCAAGGAAATTGAACAAGCCTACCTGCTGCTTAAGGAGTTGATGCCCAATGTGCTGCTCTTCAACTCCGACTCTCCTAGATTGCCCTTTCTGGCAGGCGAGGTCAGCATCGGCATGATCTGGAATGGTGAAGCCTGGATGGCCCGGGAAGAAAATCCGGCAATCCAGTATGTGTATCCCAAGGAAGGCGCAAGCTTCTGGGTGGACAGCTTTGTTATTCCCAAAGGGGCAAGAAACCCCAAAGGCGCCCATGCATTTATCAACTTCATGATGAACCCCGAAGTGGCCAAGGCCTGTGTTGAAGAATACGGGTACCCCACCCCGGTGGAACCGGCCATTGCTCTGCTGGCTCCAGACATCGGCAGCAGCCGGACCATCTTTCCTGACTCTAAGGTCATCCAACAAGGAGAATTCCAGAATGACGTGGGACAGGCCATTGAAATTTATCAGAAGTACTGGGAAAAACTTCGTACCAGCGACTAG
- the potC gene encoding spermidine/putrescine ABC transporter permease PotC, translated as MNMLRLFYFAGIFFYLYLPISVLIVNAFNLNKYGMKWDGFTFKWFTAMLENHSLMEAARHSVVIAVCAATLATMIGALAAIGLNRYRFFGRKIIQGTSMTLMMAPDIILAIAFLVLFIALGIGLGFWSLLFSHITFCLPFTIMTITGRLQDFDPNLLDAARDLGASEKNILARVILPMMRPALISSWLLAFTLSLDDVIISSFVTGPSYDVLPLKIFSMVKVGVKPEVNALAALLVLLSLALVIVSQLMLKEKKSHETLI; from the coding sequence ATGAACATGTTAAGGCTGTTTTACTTTGCAGGCATATTTTTCTATCTCTATCTGCCCATCAGCGTACTGATCGTCAATGCGTTCAATCTGAATAAATACGGCATGAAATGGGACGGATTTACCTTTAAATGGTTCACGGCCATGCTGGAAAACCATTCCCTGATGGAAGCGGCCCGTCATTCCGTGGTCATTGCCGTATGCGCGGCCACTCTGGCCACAATGATCGGCGCCTTGGCCGCCATCGGACTGAACCGTTACCGGTTTTTCGGACGAAAAATCATCCAGGGCACAAGCATGACCCTGATGATGGCACCGGACATTATCCTGGCCATTGCTTTTCTTGTCCTTTTCATCGCCCTGGGTATCGGGTTGGGTTTCTGGTCCCTGCTGTTTTCCCACATCACCTTCTGCCTGCCCTTTACCATCATGACCATCACGGGAAGACTGCAGGATTTTGACCCCAATCTTCTTGATGCCGCCAGGGATCTTGGGGCATCGGAAAAAAACATTCTCGCCCGGGTGATTCTGCCCATGATGCGGCCGGCACTTATCTCAAGCTGGCTTTTGGCCTTTACCCTGTCCCTTGATGATGTCATCATCAGTTCATTTGTTACAGGCCCAAGTTACGATGTATTGCCGTTGAAAATATTTTCAATGGTTAAAGTGGGAGTCAAACCCGAAGTAAATGCGCTTGCCGCCCTTCTGGTCCTGCTCTCCCTTGCATTGGTTATTGTCAGTCAATTAATGTTGAAGGAGAAAAAATCGCATGAAACTCTTATTTAA
- the potB gene encoding spermidine/putrescine ABC transporter permease PotB — protein MKIPDNTRLCIILLISGWFILFGVIPLLLLVITSFLTMDPADLVKFSFTLKAYSQLFIEPGYIIIFTRSVKLALTTTLLCLGLGYPFAWYTARMPPKWRTSALILLMIPFWTNSLVRTYAMRMVLGTHGVLNKALLSIGFIHTPLKIMYTDYAVLAGLFYLMLPFMVLPLYATVEKLNFQLIEAARDLGAGAFSTFTKIIFPLTLPGIMAGCIMVFVPTMGLFYVASLLGGARQLLVGNLIQQQFLNARNWPLGSATSIVLILFMAVMLIGYGLLLRRFNRGRE, from the coding sequence ATGAAGATTCCTGACAACACCCGGCTCTGCATCATCCTGCTGATCTCAGGATGGTTTATCCTGTTTGGTGTCATTCCGCTGCTGCTGCTTGTCATTACAAGTTTCCTGACCATGGATCCGGCAGACCTGGTCAAATTTTCTTTCACTTTGAAAGCATATTCACAGCTGTTTATTGAACCGGGCTATATCATTATATTCACCCGTTCTGTAAAATTAGCCTTGACAACGACGCTGTTGTGCCTGGGCTTAGGATATCCCTTTGCCTGGTACACGGCCAGGATGCCGCCGAAATGGCGCACGTCTGCCCTTATACTTCTGATGATTCCCTTCTGGACCAATTCCCTTGTCAGGACCTATGCCATGCGCATGGTGCTGGGCACCCATGGCGTACTAAATAAAGCCCTTTTAAGCATAGGATTCATCCACACCCCTTTGAAAATCATGTACACGGATTATGCGGTGTTGGCAGGGCTTTTTTATCTGATGCTGCCCTTTATGGTACTGCCGTTGTATGCGACCGTTGAAAAACTGAACTTCCAGCTGATCGAAGCCGCACGGGATCTGGGTGCAGGTGCGTTCAGTACATTTACAAAAATTATTTTTCCCCTTACCCTGCCCGGTATTATGGCAGGCTGTATCATGGTATTTGTCCCCACCATGGGGCTTTTCTATGTGGCCTCCCTTTTAGGCGGTGCACGCCAACTACTTGTGGGAAACCTTATCCAGCAGCAATTTCTCAACGCGAGGAACTGGCCCCTGGGCTCGGCAACCAGCATTGTACTGATTCTTTTTATGGCGGTGATGCTGATCGGATACGGACTGCTGTTACGCCGTTTCAACCGGGGAAGGGAATAA
- the potA gene encoding spermidine/putrescine ABC transporter ATP-binding protein PotA — protein sequence MGSVLSIGGLGKSFSGQPILQDFDLDVKTSEFITLLGPSGCGKTTLLRIIAGFEKPDTGTIRLDGKNLLSLPAEKRKVNTVFQSYALFPHLTVFNNVAFGLKIKKIKGRELQTRVMQALEQVKMKAFAERYPHQLSGGQQQRVAMARAIVNRPRILLLDEPLSALDARLRREMQMELKKLQREIGISFIFVTHDQEEALSMSDRILVMQEGRIAQLGTPRQVYEEPENLYVARFIGDINFFPGIISKTLDADQVDVTIFGRQITAHTQRSFQPGDKVVLLLRPEDLRLYEQPPKDIKTFTGSIVERSYRGSTLDTLVRLDDGLLLTTCEFFDEDDPDFDYSVGQRVYITWVKGWEVVLPDEDS from the coding sequence GTGGGATCGGTTCTTTCCATTGGCGGATTAGGAAAGTCTTTTTCCGGTCAGCCTATTCTTCAGGATTTTGACCTCGACGTAAAAACAAGCGAGTTTATTACGCTTCTTGGGCCGTCCGGATGCGGTAAAACAACGCTTTTACGTATCATTGCCGGTTTTGAGAAGCCTGACACCGGCACCATCCGTCTTGACGGAAAAAATTTGCTTTCCCTGCCGGCTGAAAAACGCAAGGTTAACACCGTATTCCAAAGCTATGCTCTGTTTCCCCATCTCACTGTGTTCAATAATGTTGCCTTTGGCTTAAAAATTAAAAAAATCAAAGGCCGGGAACTTCAGACACGGGTGATGCAAGCCCTTGAGCAGGTAAAGATGAAAGCATTTGCGGAACGGTATCCCCATCAACTCTCCGGCGGCCAGCAGCAGCGAGTGGCCATGGCCCGTGCCATTGTCAACCGCCCCAGAATTCTTCTGCTGGACGAACCGCTTTCTGCTCTGGATGCACGGCTGCGCCGGGAAATGCAGATGGAACTGAAAAAACTGCAGCGGGAAATCGGCATCTCCTTTATCTTTGTCACCCATGACCAGGAAGAGGCCTTGTCCATGTCGGACAGAATCCTGGTGATGCAGGAGGGCAGAATTGCCCAGCTTGGCACCCCCCGCCAGGTTTACGAGGAACCGGAGAATCTTTATGTTGCCCGATTCATCGGCGATATCAATTTTTTTCCGGGGATAATCAGTAAAACGCTTGATGCCGATCAAGTGGACGTCACCATCTTTGGCCGACAGATTACGGCCCATACCCAGCGGTCATTCCAGCCAGGCGACAAGGTGGTGCTGCTGCTTCGGCCAGAAGATCTAAGGCTTTATGAGCAACCCCCAAAGGATATAAAAACCTTTACCGGCAGCATTGTTGAGCGCAGTTACCGGGGATCCACCCTTGATACTCTGGTCCGTCTTGATGACGGTCTATTGTTGACAACCTGCGAATTTTTTGATGAGGATGACCCGGACTTTGACTACAGTGTGGGCCAGCGGGTATATATTACCTGGGTTAAGGGTTGGGAGGTTGTTCTGCCAGATGAAGATTCCTGA
- a CDS encoding pentapeptide repeat-containing protein produces MKNSDMISRLQRLKKNRSYGEDLTGTDISGILIENVSLRNAKLDGADLSRSHLIQVDLSGANLNGADLRGTNFELTNLEGAVLDNVKADRSIFTQCRFSGSRFLNAVFGWAMFRVCDCERADFSNTNFSRAKLLNSFFGNAIFSNTQLLGATTFASSFPNAQLESAMNFFRSREMIAEILQPYVEDDMERAKLVGAILTARQVCFGKWKTLLASQTEYRDLAMKIFKGYPYSGLERALREGWTPAVIAAVQDES; encoded by the coding sequence GTGAAAAATTCGGATATGATAAGTCGGCTTCAAAGGCTCAAAAAAAACAGATCATACGGTGAGGATTTGACCGGTACAGACATATCAGGCATTCTCATTGAAAATGTATCGCTTCGCAACGCTAAACTTGACGGTGCAGACTTGTCCAGGAGTCACTTAATCCAAGTCGATTTGAGTGGTGCGAATTTAAATGGTGCTGATCTCAGAGGTACAAATTTTGAGCTGACAAATTTAGAGGGTGCTGTTTTGGATAATGTCAAAGCTGATCGTTCAATATTCACTCAGTGCCGGTTTTCGGGGAGCCGATTCCTTAATGCCGTTTTCGGATGGGCTATGTTTCGAGTATGTGACTGTGAAAGAGCAGATTTTTCTAATACGAATTTTTCAAGAGCAAAATTACTGAACAGTTTTTTTGGTAACGCGATTTTTTCAAATACTCAATTGCTTGGTGCAACTACATTTGCCTCTTCATTTCCTAACGCCCAACTTGAGTCAGCTATGAATTTTTTTAGATCACGTGAAATGATCGCAGAAATCCTGCAACCCTACGTCGAGGATGATATGGAGAGGGCGAAACTGGTAGGTGCGATTCTCACTGCCCGGCAAGTCTGTTTTGGAAAATGGAAAACGCTGCTGGCTTCCCAGACTGAGTATAGAGATTTGGCAATGAAAATTTTTAAAGGATATCCCTATTCCGGTTTGGAACGTGCTCTACGGGAAGGTTGGACTCCTGCGGTTATTGCGGCTGTTCAGGATGAGAGTTAA
- a CDS encoding DUF4157 domain-containing protein: MKITIDTQKKNQKKPGVSVSHEKIKPRESLEGQVQETALPFFLKRVAMSSHRPPEHRLPIDEEENPLPPQRKLSTVQRQPLKEEEKLIQADLEMGAPDDKYELEADQMAEKVLQMDDSAIRRNPVSKRIPPLLQRLIMSEEEEHTVALQAKESSSIRSHTSTDIGETVSNMKRGGQPMSTADRTFFEQRMHADFGGVRVHTDNVADITSRDLNARAFTVGKHIAFRDGGYLPGTDAGRRLIAHELTHVIQQTGRGRITDKLDRKTNAHIKADDLILKGDASAITPHATRFISRSLIQRVFDPTVTRHPDILLVLLNDPDSNIQVNVTNHREAPSNTRFNWRWQSIDPEKVEDMGATPQGLPRASLKMKAKKLFSSLNMTPELEVGNQDSSTTTHTDPVGVATMIPLVDWGIESMSRGDRGGQGVGLGTSFGSQSYANLFVGDTITMTGVFGDIDNAQTAGIEFSRMSFAVDIAGGSGAARIDIGEPTWVEPNRVEVTITALTAGNSFASIDAYIPGRDNAFSHDIELNIVNDPRGFKDKCSTANSLILARYSAGRDYFLQASQNYKNGYEAHKSILDDRTARAKLAREIILGVLFGALGGVAGGAVGSALGAWFKSSGKLMAETLGAAGTGAITDAAKDLTKYVARLPGRLLREVGGTSSGTGAAQPGSGGGTTPAGVTGRGETGPAAVDPFGWYLGVERVLMSEKTEASNLVLQAQRVADLALDRGENVEFDWDPEVVVEDRCTIDGKPLNELGEPPSASQYEKAFWAAWLSQYAYTLRTDIGGTYVVSNVGGKFREDLEAVAQRHNENLDDWIVLFGGQLHDQLSEQESGPGIITWD, translated from the coding sequence ATGAAAATCACAATCGATACGCAAAAAAAAAATCAGAAAAAACCCGGCGTTTCTGTTTCACATGAGAAAATAAAACCCAGAGAATCATTAGAAGGTCAGGTTCAGGAAACAGCCCTTCCATTTTTTCTAAAACGGGTAGCAATGTCTTCGCACCGTCCACCTGAGCACCGGCTTCCTATTGATGAAGAAGAGAATCCCTTACCACCACAACGAAAACTTTCTACTGTCCAAAGACAACCTCTCAAGGAAGAGGAGAAACTTATTCAGGCCGACCTTGAGATGGGAGCTCCTGATGATAAATACGAGTTAGAGGCTGATCAAATGGCGGAAAAAGTGTTACAAATGGACGATTCGGCCATTCGCAGAAATCCAGTCTCGAAGCGTATTCCGCCCTTACTCCAACGCTTAATAATGTCTGAGGAAGAAGAGCATACGGTGGCCCTTCAGGCAAAAGAGTCCTCGTCTATAAGATCCCATACCTCTACGGATATTGGGGAAACCGTTTCAAATATGAAAAGGGGCGGCCAGCCCATGTCGACAGCCGACAGGACCTTTTTTGAACAGAGAATGCATGCAGATTTCGGAGGCGTTCGTGTGCATACAGATAACGTGGCCGATATAACGAGTCGGGATCTGAATGCCCGGGCTTTTACTGTCGGTAAACATATCGCTTTCCGGGATGGAGGCTATTTGCCGGGGACCGATGCAGGGAGGCGTTTGATTGCTCATGAACTAACACATGTCATTCAACAAACTGGTCGTGGAAGAATTACCGATAAGCTTGATAGAAAGACAAACGCCCATATAAAAGCTGATGATTTAATCCTTAAGGGAGACGCTTCAGCCATAACACCGCACGCGACACGCTTCATTTCACGCAGCTTGATTCAAAGGGTTTTTGACCCGACAGTTACGAGACATCCGGATATTTTACTGGTATTGCTCAATGATCCTGATTCCAATATTCAGGTTAACGTAACCAATCATCGAGAAGCCCCGAGCAATACACGCTTCAATTGGCGATGGCAATCTATTGATCCTGAGAAAGTGGAAGATATGGGGGCCACACCTCAAGGGTTACCCCGCGCCAGCCTCAAAATGAAAGCTAAAAAGTTATTTTCAAGTTTAAACATGACTCCCGAGTTAGAGGTTGGGAATCAGGATAGTAGTACAACGACCCATACCGATCCGGTCGGTGTTGCAACAATGATCCCGTTAGTAGATTGGGGGATCGAATCAATGTCTCGCGGTGACCGTGGGGGGCAAGGTGTGGGGTTAGGTACGTCTTTTGGATCTCAAAGTTATGCAAATCTTTTTGTTGGGGATACCATTACGATGACAGGAGTTTTTGGAGATATTGATAATGCGCAAACAGCGGGTATCGAATTTTCACGCATGTCATTTGCTGTTGATATTGCCGGTGGATCGGGTGCTGCCCGTATCGATATTGGAGAACCTACTTGGGTTGAACCCAATAGAGTGGAAGTGACTATTACTGCGTTGACTGCCGGAAATTCATTTGCAAGCATAGACGCATACATTCCCGGTAGAGACAATGCGTTTAGTCATGATATTGAACTCAACATCGTTAATGATCCAAGGGGGTTCAAAGACAAATGCTCCACAGCCAATTCATTGATTCTTGCACGCTACTCTGCAGGCAGAGATTACTTCCTTCAGGCTTCTCAGAATTACAAAAACGGATATGAAGCCCATAAATCCATCCTTGATGACCGGACCGCTCGTGCAAAACTCGCAAGAGAAATCATATTAGGTGTTCTTTTCGGAGCCCTCGGTGGTGTTGCGGGAGGAGCCGTGGGCAGTGCTCTTGGCGCATGGTTCAAATCAAGCGGCAAACTAATGGCCGAGACACTCGGCGCCGCCGGAACGGGTGCAATTACAGATGCAGCCAAAGATTTAACCAAATATGTTGCCAGATTACCGGGTAGACTGCTCAGGGAAGTCGGGGGCACCTCTTCCGGTACGGGGGCTGCACAACCGGGTTCCGGTGGCGGTACGACTCCAGCTGGTGTGACGGGAAGAGGAGAGACAGGTCCTGCTGCGGTCGATCCTTTTGGTTGGTACCTTGGTGTTGAACGCGTGTTGATGTCTGAAAAAACAGAGGCATCAAATTTAGTCCTTCAAGCCCAAAGAGTTGCTGATCTGGCACTTGATCGAGGTGAGAATGTCGAGTTTGATTGGGATCCAGAAGTCGTTGTGGAAGACCGATGTACGATTGACGGAAAGCCTTTAAATGAACTTGGCGAACCGCCTAGCGCAAGTCAGTATGAAAAAGCTTTTTGGGCTGCTTGGTTATCGCAATATGCATACACATTGAGGACCGATATCGGTGGAACCTATGTCGTCTCGAATGTGGGAGGAAAATTCAGGGAGGACCTGGAGGCTGTCGCCCAAAGACACAATGAAAACTTGGACGATTGGATTGTCTTGTTTGGTGGGCAGTTGCATGATCAATTAAGTGAACAGGAATCTGGTCCCGGCATCATAACCTGGGACTGA